In one Drosophila pseudoobscura strain MV-25-SWS-2005 chromosome X, UCI_Dpse_MV25, whole genome shotgun sequence genomic region, the following are encoded:
- the LOC6901152 gene encoding frequenin-1, with the protein MGKKSSKLKQDTIDRLTTDTYFTEKEIRQWHKGFLKDCPNGLLTEQGFIKIYKQFFPQGDPSKFASLVFRVFDENNDGSIEFEEFIRALSVTSKGNLDEKLQWAFRLYDVDNDGYITREEMYNIVDAIYQMVGQQPQSEDENTPQKRVDKIFDQMDKNHDGKLTLEEFREGSKADPRIVQALSLGGG; encoded by the exons atgGGAAAAAAGAGCTCCAAGTTGAAACAGGATACCATCGATCGCTTAACAACGGACACATATT tcacagaaaaagaaatacgTCAATG GCACAAAGGATTTCTAAAAGACTGTCCCAATGGACTTTTAACGGAGCAG ggctttataaaaatctacaaacAGTTTTTCCCACAAGGCGATCCGAGTAAATTTGCCTCGCTCGTCTTTCGGGTCTTCGATGAAAACAAT GATGGCTCCATTGAGTTTGAGGAGTTTATACGCGCCCTTTCCGTCACATCGAAGGGAAATCTGGACGAAAAACTGCAGT GGGCCTTCCGTCTTTACGACGTTGACAACGATGGGTATATAACGCGAGAAGAGATGTACAACATTGTGGATGCAATCTACCAGATGGTG ggccagcagccgcagtcgGAGGATGAGAACACGCCGCAGAAGCGTGTTGACAAGATCTTCGATCAGATGGATAAGAATCATGATGGAAAATTAACATTAGAAGAATTTCGTGAGGGTAGTAAAGCTGATCCACGTATAGTTCAGGCGTTAAGTTTAGGTGGTGGCTAA